One window from the genome of Cryptosporangium aurantiacum encodes:
- a CDS encoding ATP-binding protein has product MKIAFVGKGGSGKTTLSALFIRHLAAEGLPVLAFDADINQHLGAALGLPEEISACLVPLGQHLDALKDYLRGDNPRITSAAEMIKTTPPGRGSRLLRVGDHEPLWERYGYPIGGAQLLVTGPFAESDLGVACYHSKVGAVELLLNHLVDGPDEYVVVDMTAGADAFASGLFTRFDQTVLVVEPTRKSVGVYHQYRGYAAEHDVAIAVVGNKVVDDSDVAFLREQVGSDLLGYVGLSPAVRAAERGAPLHLDDLAPGDRATLAAVRSALDATPRDWHRYTRQAVDFHLRNAAAWGDQRTGGALADQVDPDFVLGPQALTH; this is encoded by the coding sequence GTGAAGATCGCGTTCGTCGGAAAGGGTGGTAGCGGCAAGACGACGCTCAGCGCGCTGTTCATCCGTCATCTGGCAGCTGAAGGCCTGCCGGTTCTCGCCTTCGACGCCGACATCAACCAGCACCTCGGCGCGGCGCTGGGGTTGCCGGAGGAGATCAGCGCCTGCCTGGTCCCGCTCGGGCAGCACCTCGACGCGCTCAAGGACTACCTGCGCGGCGACAATCCGCGGATCACGTCCGCCGCGGAGATGATCAAGACCACGCCGCCCGGGCGTGGTTCGCGCTTGCTGCGGGTCGGCGACCACGAGCCGCTGTGGGAGCGGTACGGGTACCCGATCGGCGGCGCCCAGCTGCTCGTCACCGGCCCGTTCGCCGAGTCCGATCTCGGCGTGGCCTGCTACCACAGCAAGGTCGGCGCGGTGGAGTTGCTGCTCAACCACCTCGTCGACGGGCCGGACGAGTACGTCGTCGTCGACATGACCGCGGGCGCCGACGCGTTCGCCTCCGGCCTGTTCACCCGGTTCGACCAGACGGTGCTGGTCGTGGAACCGACGAGGAAGAGCGTCGGGGTCTACCACCAGTACCGCGGATACGCCGCCGAGCACGACGTCGCGATCGCGGTCGTCGGCAACAAGGTGGTCGACGACAGCGATGTCGCGTTCCTGCGCGAGCAGGTCGGATCCGACCTGCTCGGGTACGTGGGGCTCTCGCCGGCGGTCCGGGCCGCCGAGCGCGGCGCGCCCCTGCATCTGGACGATCTGGCGCCGGGCGACCGGGCGACGCTGGCCGCCGTTCGATCCGCGCTCGACGCCACACCGCGCGACTGGCACCGCTACACCCGCCAGGCCGTCGACTTCCATCTCCGGAACGCCGCCGCGTGGGGCGACCAGCGCACCGGCGGCGCGCTGGCCGACCAGGTCGACCCGGACTTCGTCCTCGGCCCGCAGGCACTAACCCACTGA
- a CDS encoding glycosyltransferase family 2 protein — MVHEAAKLTGRPTRHTVSVVIPTMNEARNIPTVLGALPDYIDEIVLVDANSVDGTVEAALTVRPDIRVIRQTRRGKGNALAAGFEAATGDYVVMIDADGSMDPAEIDAFVLELDNGADYVKGSRFVPGGGSDDISPLRRAGNWGLNTLTNVLFLTRYTDLCYGYNAFRKDAIPSFGLPAAHTPESSWGDGFEVETLINIRVARADLAIAEVPSFEYDRLHGESNLRTFRDGWRVLVTIMRERFSRKLPVRTPVKAQPPLHAVDAPVVTTLPARVNGAA; from the coding sequence ATGGTTCACGAAGCGGCGAAGTTAACCGGGCGTCCGACCCGGCACACGGTCAGCGTGGTCATCCCCACGATGAACGAGGCGCGCAACATCCCGACGGTTCTGGGCGCGCTGCCCGACTACATCGACGAGATCGTCCTCGTCGACGCGAACTCGGTCGACGGCACGGTCGAGGCAGCCCTCACGGTCCGTCCCGACATCCGGGTGATCCGCCAGACCCGCCGCGGTAAGGGCAACGCGCTCGCCGCCGGGTTCGAGGCCGCCACCGGTGACTACGTCGTCATGATCGACGCCGACGGCTCGATGGACCCGGCCGAGATCGACGCGTTCGTCCTCGAACTCGACAACGGCGCGGACTACGTCAAGGGCAGCCGGTTCGTCCCCGGCGGCGGCAGCGACGACATCAGCCCGCTGCGCCGCGCCGGCAACTGGGGCCTGAACACGCTCACGAACGTCCTGTTCCTGACCCGCTACACCGACCTCTGCTACGGCTACAACGCGTTCCGCAAGGACGCGATCCCGAGCTTCGGCCTCCCCGCCGCGCACACGCCCGAGAGCAGCTGGGGCGACGGCTTCGAGGTCGAGACGCTGATCAACATCCGGGTCGCCCGCGCGGACCTGGCCATCGCCGAGGTCCCGAGCTTCGAGTACGACCGGCTGCACGGCGAGAGCAACCTCCGCACGTTCCGCGACGGCTGGCGGGTCCTGGTCACGATCATGCGCGAACGGTTCAGCCGGAAGCTCCCGGTCCGCACTCCGGTGAAGGCTCAGCCGCCGCTGCACGCGGTCGATGCCCCGGTCGTGACCACCCTCCCCGCCCGCGTGAACGGTGCCGCCTGA
- a CDS encoding LysR family transcriptional regulator → MPLAPLFADLGSFDLLLSVARLGSVGQAARAHGVSQPAASARLRQLERRLGIALLNRTPRGSTLTTEGALVADWARTAIEAAEALAAGVSALRTVHDSTLRVAASQTVAEYLLPGWLVAVRASHPALSVTLDAVNSADVARRVLAGEVDLGFVEGPDLPAGLHAEPVRDDRLTVVVAPGHPWTRRRRRGITAAELAATSLVSRESSSGTRRALESALHAAGVATIAPPLLELSSTTAIKHAVAAGSGPAVLSSLAIVGELSSGALIEIPVKTAPGAPPLEMERSLRAVWPTGQPLSGPARDLYAIARK, encoded by the coding sequence ATGCCTCTTGCGCCGCTCTTCGCCGACCTCGGCAGCTTCGACCTGCTGCTCTCGGTCGCCCGCCTGGGCAGCGTCGGGCAGGCGGCACGCGCGCACGGCGTCTCGCAGCCCGCCGCGAGCGCGCGCCTGCGCCAGCTGGAGCGGCGCCTCGGGATCGCCCTGCTCAACCGGACACCCCGAGGTTCGACGCTCACCACCGAGGGTGCGCTGGTCGCGGACTGGGCGCGCACCGCGATCGAAGCCGCCGAAGCGCTCGCGGCAGGCGTCAGCGCGCTCCGTACCGTCCACGACAGCACGCTGCGGGTCGCCGCGAGCCAGACCGTCGCCGAGTACCTGCTGCCCGGTTGGCTCGTCGCGGTGCGCGCCTCGCACCCGGCGCTCAGCGTCACGCTGGACGCGGTGAACTCCGCAGACGTCGCCCGCCGGGTGCTGGCCGGCGAAGTGGACCTGGGGTTCGTCGAGGGCCCTGACCTGCCCGCCGGGCTGCATGCCGAGCCGGTGCGCGACGACCGGCTGACGGTCGTCGTCGCGCCGGGGCACCCCTGGACGCGGCGGCGGCGACGCGGGATCACCGCCGCCGAACTGGCCGCCACCTCGCTGGTGTCCCGGGAGTCGAGCTCCGGAACTCGCCGGGCGCTGGAGAGCGCGTTGCACGCCGCAGGGGTTGCGACGATCGCACCACCGTTGCTCGAGCTGTCTTCGACCACCGCGATCAAGCACGCGGTGGCGGCAGGCAGCGGACCGGCGGTGCTCAGCTCGCTGGCGATCGTCGGGGAGCTCAGCTCCGGCGCGCTGATCGAGATCCCGGTGAAGACCGCTCCGGGCGCACCACCGCTGGAGATGGAACGCAGCCTGCGTGCGGTGTGGCCGACCGGCCAGCCGCTCTCGGGGCCCGCCCGCGACCTGTACGCGATCGCGCGGAAGTGA
- a CDS encoding polysaccharide deacetylase family protein: MTALPILMYHGIPSSPDPVPDPLRVPVDDFRTQIATLAADGWELLGLTEALGAKATDPTRPIVALTFDDGYTDFLNAAVVMAEFGARATLYVPTGTVGTDGYLDWDQLTALAASGVEIGSHSRQHRPMDTLPTDVLVDELVRSRAELSGRLETPVQSFCYPHGYTSRPVRRAVAEAGYRSACVIGRRLARPGDDRYALPRLQPTPGLEPNALRALVTSGEPGLVPVVKRALQPAWRVARRAAVHLGHPLT; the protein is encoded by the coding sequence ATGACCGCGCTGCCGATCCTCATGTACCACGGCATCCCGTCGTCCCCGGACCCCGTGCCCGACCCGCTACGGGTACCGGTGGACGACTTCCGCACCCAGATCGCGACGCTCGCCGCCGACGGGTGGGAGCTGCTCGGGCTGACCGAGGCGCTGGGTGCGAAGGCCACCGACCCGACCCGGCCGATCGTCGCGTTGACGTTCGACGACGGGTACACCGACTTCCTGAACGCCGCCGTGGTAATGGCCGAGTTCGGCGCCAGGGCGACGCTCTACGTGCCGACCGGCACGGTCGGCACCGACGGATACCTGGACTGGGATCAGCTCACCGCGCTCGCCGCGTCCGGCGTCGAGATCGGCAGCCACTCCCGGCAACACCGCCCGATGGACACGCTGCCGACCGACGTCCTGGTGGACGAGCTGGTCCGCAGCCGGGCCGAGCTGTCCGGGCGGCTCGAGACACCGGTGCAGTCGTTCTGCTATCCGCACGGCTACACCAGCCGGCCCGTGCGCCGTGCGGTCGCCGAAGCCGGGTACCGGAGCGCGTGTGTGATCGGGCGGCGGCTGGCCCGCCCCGGCGACGACCGGTACGCGCTGCCCCGCCTGCAGCCGACGCCCGGCCTGGAACCGAACGCGCTGCGGGCGCTGGTCACGTCCGGCGAACCGGGTCTCGTGCCAGTGGTCAAGCGCGCCCTCCAGCCGGCCTGGCGCGTCGCCCGCCGAGCCGCCGTCCACCTCGGCCACCCACTCACCTAG
- a CDS encoding YccF domain-containing protein, producing the protein MPLIRLILNVLWLVLAGFWLAVGYVVAGLICFVLIVTIPFGVASFRIAGYVLWPFGREMVRKPGAGAGAALLNVIWFLIAGWWLALGHLVTAAALAVTILGLPLAWANLKLIPISLVPFGREVVDSDRIVVAPVYRTPARRD; encoded by the coding sequence ATGCCCCTCATTCGGCTGATACTGAACGTTCTCTGGCTGGTCCTCGCCGGCTTCTGGCTGGCAGTGGGCTATGTCGTCGCCGGACTGATCTGCTTCGTGCTGATCGTGACGATCCCGTTCGGGGTCGCGTCGTTCCGGATTGCCGGCTACGTCCTCTGGCCGTTCGGCCGGGAGATGGTCCGCAAGCCCGGAGCAGGCGCGGGCGCCGCATTACTCAACGTGATCTGGTTTCTGATCGCCGGATGGTGGCTGGCGCTCGGCCACCTCGTCACCGCGGCGGCGCTGGCGGTGACGATCCTCGGGCTGCCGCTGGCGTGGGCGAACCTGAAGCTGATCCCGATCTCGCTGGTGCCGTTCGGCCGCGAGGTGGTCGACAGCGACCGGATCGTGGTGGCACCGGTGTACCGGACACCTGCCCGGCGGGACTGA
- a CDS encoding lipopolysaccharide biosynthesis protein gives MSSTVLASALNMLFWVAAARLYPTEAVGHGNATVSAIALVSGIAQLNLQSVFVRFLPQAGRRTTAFLASGYAGILIASVLFGSLYLLLGLGSGFGLGAWDPLGFVLAVAVYALFYVQDGVLTTFQRAGSVVTKHVATSGAKLVLLVALVATGSRLGIAAAWCIPAAIAVVVVTFVIFARLAPSRSDGESRLPGAGQLGNFVAAEYVNNLVGNVVTLIPPVLVLHLSGSIANAYFAVPWLIVITLQTLVWNIMMSFIAQVGRDPDGLAHHLRRTVGLVAVVAAAGTVGLVALGPTLLLVQGGAFADGGGSLLRIAALSFPFTAVVIVYSGLAMLANRLWPAVLVQAVTAGVFLAGTVALLPGLGLPGVGVAYVGAQALGAVVLLPALVARFRTVASNSPQ, from the coding sequence ATGTCCTCGACCGTGCTGGCGTCGGCGCTCAACATGTTGTTCTGGGTCGCCGCCGCGCGCCTGTACCCGACCGAGGCGGTCGGGCACGGCAACGCCACGGTCTCCGCGATCGCGCTCGTGTCCGGGATCGCGCAGCTCAACCTGCAGTCGGTGTTCGTGCGGTTCCTGCCGCAGGCCGGACGCCGCACGACCGCGTTCCTGGCGTCGGGTTACGCGGGCATCCTCATCGCGTCGGTGCTGTTCGGCTCGCTGTACCTGCTGCTGGGGCTCGGCTCCGGGTTCGGGCTCGGCGCGTGGGACCCGCTGGGCTTCGTGCTCGCGGTCGCGGTCTACGCGCTGTTCTACGTGCAGGACGGTGTGCTCACGACGTTCCAGCGGGCCGGTTCGGTGGTGACGAAGCACGTCGCGACGTCCGGCGCGAAGCTCGTGTTGCTGGTGGCGCTGGTCGCGACCGGTTCGCGGTTGGGCATCGCGGCAGCCTGGTGCATCCCGGCCGCGATCGCGGTGGTCGTGGTGACGTTCGTGATCTTCGCGCGGCTGGCGCCGTCCCGCTCGGACGGTGAGTCCCGGCTGCCCGGCGCGGGCCAACTGGGCAACTTCGTCGCCGCCGAGTACGTCAACAACCTGGTCGGGAACGTCGTCACGCTGATACCGCCGGTGCTCGTGCTGCACCTGTCGGGGTCGATCGCGAACGCCTACTTCGCGGTGCCGTGGCTGATCGTGATCACGCTCCAGACGCTCGTCTGGAACATCATGATGTCGTTCATCGCGCAGGTCGGCCGCGATCCGGACGGTCTAGCGCACCACCTGCGCCGCACGGTCGGGCTGGTCGCCGTGGTCGCCGCTGCGGGCACGGTCGGGCTGGTGGCCCTCGGCCCGACGCTGCTGCTCGTCCAGGGTGGTGCGTTCGCGGACGGCGGTGGGAGCCTGCTGCGGATCGCCGCGCTGAGTTTCCCGTTCACCGCGGTCGTCATCGTGTACTCGGGCCTCGCCATGCTGGCGAACCGGCTCTGGCCGGCGGTGCTCGTCCAGGCGGTCACCGCCGGGGTGTTCCTCGCCGGAACGGTGGCCCTGCTGCCGGGGCTCGGCCTGCCCGGCGTCGGGGTGGCGTACGTCGGTGCGCAGGCGCTGGGTGCGGTCGTGCTGCTTCCGGCGCTGGTGGCGCGGTTCAGGACGGTTGCCAGTAATTCACCACAATAG
- a CDS encoding SCO5389 family protein produces MSLNVPTALLERAEQGEVSDAEFVDCVRESLPYAWSTITRVIADLESGSDAFADDATPPPTEAERGQLLRALASDAIRGGLERHFGVALAFQNCHRVAAFRPSAVGGPEHRAFTSVRGQILNQSPELRDC; encoded by the coding sequence ATGTCCCTGAACGTCCCCACCGCGTTGCTCGAGCGTGCCGAGCAGGGCGAGGTCAGCGACGCCGAGTTCGTCGACTGCGTCCGAGAGTCGCTCCCCTATGCCTGGTCGACGATCACCCGCGTGATCGCGGATCTGGAGTCGGGCTCCGACGCGTTCGCCGACGACGCGACCCCGCCCCCCACCGAGGCCGAGCGCGGCCAGCTGCTGCGCGCGCTGGCGAGCGACGCGATCCGCGGCGGGTTGGAGCGGCACTTCGGTGTCGCGCTGGCGTTCCAGAACTGCCACCGGGTCGCGGCGTTCCGGCCGTCCGCGGTCGGTGGCCCGGAACACCGCGCGTTCACCTCGGTGCGCGGCCAGATCCTCAACCAGTCGCCGGAACTCCGCGACTGCTGA
- a CDS encoding glycosyltransferase, with protein sequence MGRIPGVVLDVELSAPLPSVAAVDALGNRADAAWVIVRLFTEPLAMVTIDLPDDGLTPADLLAATATAAGADAIGRRLTEVGLAPDALTVHGVVPAHVPPFIADRNHALAAEQPVTVVICTREHPDELRACLASLVDQEYDRFDVLVVDNAPTSDRTRHVVDEFVGRLAIRYTVEPRPGLSRARNHAIAALSHEPADRVVAWTDDDVRVDRHWVGEVARTFVENPAAAAMSGAVVPAELRTQAQVWFEQFGGHSKGRGFTPDAFGPVNSFQPPRMPWVKRPRQESVEKNSWTEQSPLYPLPAYGVGANMAFRLAALRRLGGFDEALGAGTPAQGGEDTLVFSRLLHGGAVTLYRPSALVRHVHRPDLDGLRRQMAGYGSGLTAYYAALIRHDPRVVLELVRLVPRALRDLTSKDSVRVSTVREDFPPGLFAANRRGLLVGVWRYLRGRRALRGRAVTAAPKTAVGLR encoded by the coding sequence ATGGGTCGCATCCCCGGCGTCGTTCTGGACGTCGAGCTCTCCGCGCCGCTGCCGTCGGTGGCCGCCGTGGACGCCCTCGGGAACCGGGCCGACGCGGCGTGGGTAATCGTCCGGCTGTTCACCGAGCCGCTGGCGATGGTCACGATCGACCTCCCCGACGACGGCCTCACCCCCGCGGACCTGCTGGCCGCCACCGCCACCGCTGCCGGTGCGGACGCCATCGGGCGGCGGCTCACCGAGGTCGGGCTGGCACCCGACGCGCTCACGGTGCACGGTGTCGTCCCGGCGCACGTGCCGCCGTTCATCGCCGACCGGAACCACGCGCTCGCGGCCGAGCAGCCGGTCACGGTCGTGATCTGCACCCGCGAGCACCCCGACGAACTCCGTGCCTGCCTGGCCAGCCTCGTCGACCAGGAGTACGACCGCTTCGACGTGCTGGTCGTCGACAACGCGCCGACCAGCGACCGCACTCGCCACGTCGTCGACGAGTTCGTCGGCCGGCTGGCGATCCGGTACACGGTCGAGCCACGCCCCGGCCTCTCCCGGGCGCGCAACCACGCGATCGCCGCGCTGAGCCACGAGCCCGCCGACCGTGTCGTCGCCTGGACCGACGACGACGTCCGGGTCGACCGGCACTGGGTCGGGGAGGTCGCCCGCACGTTCGTCGAGAACCCGGCCGCGGCGGCGATGTCCGGCGCGGTCGTCCCGGCCGAGCTGCGGACCCAGGCTCAGGTCTGGTTCGAGCAGTTCGGCGGCCACAGCAAGGGGCGCGGGTTCACGCCGGACGCGTTCGGCCCTGTGAACTCTTTTCAACCTCCGCGTATGCCGTGGGTCAAGCGACCTCGGCAGGAGTCGGTCGAAAAGAATTCATGGACCGAGCAGAGCCCGCTGTATCCGCTGCCCGCCTACGGCGTCGGCGCGAACATGGCGTTCCGGCTGGCGGCGCTGCGCCGCCTGGGCGGGTTCGACGAGGCGCTCGGTGCGGGCACTCCGGCGCAGGGCGGCGAGGACACGCTGGTGTTCAGCCGCCTGCTGCACGGTGGCGCGGTGACGCTGTACCGCCCGTCGGCGCTGGTTCGCCATGTGCACCGACCGGACCTCGACGGACTGCGCAGGCAGATGGCGGGCTACGGCTCCGGGCTCACCGCGTACTACGCCGCGCTGATCCGGCACGATCCGCGCGTCGTCCTCGAGCTGGTGCGGCTGGTTCCGCGCGCGCTCCGGGACCTCACCAGCAAGGACAGCGTCCGGGTCAGCACCGTCCGGGAGGACTTTCCGCCCGGCCTCTTCGCGGCGAACCGCCGTGGATTGCTCGTCGGTGTCTGGCGATACCTCCGGGGGCGGCGTGCACTCCGCGGACGTGCGGTCACCGCCGCGCCGAAGACCGCGGTCGGCCTCCGGTGA
- a CDS encoding glycosyltransferase family 2 protein, with translation MDATPVTVGIACYSEARWNLLIETIASVQAQEYPHRIVVAVDHNPALFERLIKHYGDEITVLENQYQRGASGSRNTIGLAATTRLVAFLDDDTYAEAGWLAALVDALDAPGAERVVGAGGRILPVWHRSEPRWFPREFGWVIGATLPAAGPDPYPIRNVWAASMIVRREIFTAVGGFRADFGKVGEVSEPEDTELCLRMARTAPGAHWLHVPAAVIRHHVPAERSSVGFFLRRCWLEGRGKAGLATLTRNRSDRAEALSEESSYLRRVLPAGMRAYLRQGDAAGLAKAGMVLVGVAITGLGFTLGLVRSR, from the coding sequence ATGGACGCCACCCCGGTCACCGTCGGCATCGCCTGCTACTCCGAGGCGCGCTGGAACCTGCTGATCGAGACGATCGCGTCGGTGCAGGCCCAGGAGTATCCGCACCGGATCGTGGTCGCCGTCGACCACAACCCCGCCCTCTTCGAGCGCCTGATAAAGCACTACGGCGACGAGATCACCGTGCTGGAGAACCAGTACCAGCGCGGCGCGTCCGGCTCGCGGAACACGATCGGACTGGCGGCGACCACGCGGCTGGTGGCGTTCCTCGACGACGACACCTACGCCGAAGCGGGCTGGCTCGCGGCGCTCGTCGATGCCCTCGATGCACCCGGTGCCGAGCGTGTCGTCGGCGCCGGTGGGCGCATCCTGCCGGTCTGGCATCGCAGCGAGCCGCGCTGGTTCCCCCGGGAGTTCGGCTGGGTGATCGGCGCGACGCTGCCGGCAGCCGGGCCCGATCCGTACCCGATCCGCAACGTCTGGGCCGCCAGCATGATCGTCCGGCGGGAGATCTTCACCGCGGTCGGCGGTTTCCGCGCCGACTTCGGCAAGGTCGGCGAGGTCTCCGAGCCCGAGGACACCGAACTCTGTCTCCGGATGGCGCGGACCGCGCCCGGTGCGCACTGGCTGCACGTCCCCGCCGCGGTGATCCGGCACCACGTCCCCGCGGAGCGCTCCAGCGTCGGATTCTTCCTCCGCCGCTGCTGGCTGGAGGGCCGCGGCAAGGCCGGTCTCGCCACGCTGACCCGGAACCGGTCGGATCGCGCTGAGGCGCTCTCCGAGGAGAGCAGCTACCTGCGCCGGGTGCTGCCTGCGGGCATGCGCGCCTACCTACGCCAGGGGGACGCCGCTGGGCTCGCCAAAGCGGGCATGGTGCTGGTCGGGGTCGCCATCACCGGGCTGGGCTTCACGCTCGGGCTGGTGCGTTCCCGATGA
- a CDS encoding glycosyltransferase, whose translation MPTLTVLMNAGPWLPVPPNGYGGIENVIAALIPELRRRGVRIVLSTVGTSTLPVDDMVVTFADGQFAQLQQPYNRAAGIVAAHMHQVAQELARRPEIDVVHDHVEAWGPVVLAAGSPVPVLHTLHWDLAKHPELYGSFDAGGRVFVNGVSASQMNRAPDALRAHSVGHVYLPTPLATDADQRPLPAKGDHGVILGRITHSKGQHIAARMAHVLGERLVLAGPVGPYYRPADLHAALNEPDGVALSYPDVRYWLEEVAPHVDGDRVQWIGTVAGAERDRLVATARATLFPLLWEEPGGTAVVESLALGTPVIGLSRGCLPELVDQGVTGLLADDEDGLAEAWQLAGRIDPRACTWTAARRFTPAKAADAYLALYEQIRSVQPPTDDLLLEAPVS comes from the coding sequence ATGCCGACGCTTACCGTCCTGATGAATGCGGGTCCCTGGTTACCCGTACCGCCCAATGGTTACGGCGGGATCGAGAACGTGATCGCCGCGCTGATTCCGGAACTCCGTCGGCGCGGGGTACGGATCGTGCTCTCGACCGTGGGGACCAGCACGCTGCCGGTCGACGACATGGTGGTGACGTTCGCCGACGGGCAGTTCGCCCAACTGCAGCAGCCCTACAACCGTGCCGCGGGGATCGTCGCCGCGCACATGCACCAGGTCGCGCAGGAGCTGGCACGGCGTCCGGAGATCGACGTGGTGCACGACCACGTGGAAGCCTGGGGGCCGGTCGTGCTGGCTGCGGGCTCCCCGGTGCCGGTGCTCCACACCCTGCACTGGGACCTGGCGAAGCACCCCGAGCTGTACGGGAGCTTCGACGCCGGTGGCCGGGTGTTCGTCAACGGGGTCTCGGCGTCGCAGATGAACCGCGCGCCCGACGCGCTGCGTGCGCACAGCGTCGGCCACGTCTACCTGCCCACGCCACTCGCGACCGACGCCGACCAGCGTCCGCTGCCTGCGAAGGGTGACCACGGCGTCATCCTCGGCCGGATCACCCATTCCAAGGGTCAGCACATCGCCGCGCGGATGGCCCACGTGCTGGGGGAGCGGCTGGTGCTCGCCGGGCCGGTCGGCCCGTACTACCGCCCGGCGGACCTGCATGCCGCGTTGAACGAGCCGGACGGCGTCGCGCTGTCCTATCCGGACGTGCGGTACTGGCTGGAAGAGGTGGCGCCGCACGTGGACGGCGACCGCGTGCAGTGGATCGGCACCGTTGCCGGTGCGGAGCGCGATCGGCTGGTGGCCACCGCGCGGGCGACGCTGTTCCCGCTGCTGTGGGAGGAGCCGGGCGGAACCGCGGTAGTCGAATCGCTGGCGCTGGGAACCCCGGTGATCGGGCTGAGCCGCGGGTGCCTGCCGGAACTGGTCGACCAGGGCGTCACGGGTCTGCTCGCCGACGACGAGGACGGGCTGGCCGAGGCGTGGCAGTTGGCGGGCCGGATCGACCCGCGGGCGTGCACCTGGACCGCCGCCCGCCGGTTCACGCCGGCCAAGGCCGCCGACGCGTACCTGGCGCTGTACGAGCAGATCCGATCGGTGCAGCCGCCCACCGACGACCTGCTGCTGGAAGCCCCGGTGAGCTGA